The sequence below is a genomic window from Massilia oculi.
CGGCCGAGTCACCCTCGACCAGGAACAGCTCGTTGCGCGTGATGTCGGTCGATTCGCAATCGGTCAGCTTGCCCGGCAACACCGCCACGCCGGACGATTTCTTCTTCTCGACTTTTTGCAGCGAACGCAGGCGCGACTGCGCCTGCTTGATGACCAGTTCGGCCAGCTTCTTGCCGTATTCGACGTGCTGGTTCAGCCACAGTTCGAGCGGCGGTTTCGTGAACGTCGACACCAGCTTGAGCGCGTCGCGCGAGTTCAGGCGTTCCTTGGTCTGGCCCTGGAATTGCGGGTCCAGCACCTTGGCCGACAGCACGAACGAGACGCGCGCGAACACGTCCTCGGGCAGCAGCTTGACGCCCTTCGGCAGCAGGCCGTGCAGCTCGACGAAGTTCTTCACCGCGCCGAACAGGCCGTCGCGCAGGCCGGCTTCGTGGGTGCCGCCGCTGACGGTCGGGATCAGGTTGACGTAGGACTCGCGCACCACGCCGCCTTCCTCGGTCCAGGCCACGACCCAGTCGGCGCCTTCGCCTTCGGCGAAGCTGTCGTCGCCGCTTGCTGCGAATTGCGCGCCTTCGAACAGCGGGATCAGGGTCTCGCCGTTCGAGCTCTGGGCCAGCGCTTCGTTCAGGTAGCCGCGCAGGCCCTCGTCGTAGCGCCAGGTCTGGACGTCGCCGGTCTTGCCGTTGGTGAGCGTGACGGTCACGCCCGGCAGCAGCACCGCCTTCGAGCGCAGCAGGCGCTGCAGGTCGCCCAGCGGGATGTTTGGGGAATCGAAATACTTACCGTCCGGCCAGGCGGTGACGCGGGTGCCGTTCTTCTTGCCGCCGCGTTCTGCAGGGCTGGACGTGAGCGGCTCGATCACGTCACCGTCGGCGAATACCAGGCGGTGCTGGCCATTGCCCTGGTCGTCCTTGCGCCACACCTCGATCTCGAGGCGCTTCGACAGCGCATTGGTGACCGAGACGCCGACCCCGTGCAGGCCGCCCGAGAAGGCGTAGGCGCCGCCCGAACCCTTGTCGAACTTGCCGCCGGCGTGCAGGCGGGTGAACACGATCTCGACCGTGGACACGCCTTCTTCCGGGTGGATGCCGACCGGGATGCCGCGGCCGTCGTCCTCGACCGTGATCGAACCGTCCGGGTTCAGGGTCACGCCGATGTTCTTGCAGTGACCGCCCAGCGCTTCGTCGGAGGCGTTGTCGATCACTTCCTGGATGATGTGGAGCGGATTCTCCGTCCGGGTATACATGCCCGGGCGCTGTTTCACAGGTTCGAGTCCCTTGAGGACGCGGATGGATGATTCGCTGTAGTCTGGAGCGGGTTTCTTGGAGGCCATCTTGAAGATTGTTTGTCGAATGCTCCGGCATTCTAACTTGTCGGGAGGAAAAGGTTAGGCTTTTTTACTGTTTAAATATACAGTAGTTTGCGCTATGACGTGCTTTTCGCTTCGCACGTTTGTGCTAGATTAAGCTGGATAACTACGGCAATGCCAGGGAGGGGCGTTACCGATGCACTTATCCAGCCATCCGTTTACCGTTCGCCTGATCGGGTTCCCACCTGGCGAAAGCGCGCGGCTCGAAGCCTTGCTGGCGCGCGCGCGGGGCGTGGGGCCGTCGTATTCTTGCCTGCACGACGACAGTTTGCAAGAGCCGGATCTGTATATTGCCAACGGCGACAGCCCGACCACGCTGACCCGGATCGGCTGCCTGCCGCCCGGATCGCTGCAGCCGGCGCTCGTTATCTGCAACCCTGGCGAACCCGGCAACCCCGGCGCCGGGAACTGGCGCACGCTGGCGCGGCCGGTCGACCCCCTGCAACTGCATGAAGCCCTGGCCGATCTGCTCGATACCCGGGTCCAGGTGCTGGTGCAGCAGAACACCCGCGCCACCCGGCGCGTGCTGGCC
It includes:
- a CDS encoding DNA topoisomerase IV subunit B, whose translation is MASKKPAPDYSESSIRVLKGLEPVKQRPGMYTRTENPLHIIQEVIDNASDEALGGHCKNIGVTLNPDGSITVEDDGRGIPVGIHPEEGVSTVEIVFTRLHAGGKFDKGSGGAYAFSGGLHGVGVSVTNALSKRLEIEVWRKDDQGNGQHRLVFADGDVIEPLTSSPAERGGKKNGTRVTAWPDGKYFDSPNIPLGDLQRLLRSKAVLLPGVTVTLTNGKTGDVQTWRYDEGLRGYLNEALAQSSNGETLIPLFEGAQFAASGDDSFAEGEGADWVVAWTEEGGVVRESYVNLIPTVSGGTHEAGLRDGLFGAVKNFVELHGLLPKGVKLLPEDVFARVSFVLSAKVLDPQFQGQTKERLNSRDALKLVSTFTKPPLELWLNQHVEYGKKLAELVIKQAQSRLRSLQKVEKKKSSGVAVLPGKLTDCESTDITRNELFLVEGDSAGGSAKMGRDKEFQAILPLRGKVLNSWETDRDRLFANNEIHDISVAIGVDPHGPNDSPDLTSLRYGKICILSDADVDGSHIQVLLLTLFFKHFPALFRNGNICIARPPLYRVDVPARGKKPIQKLYALDDGELLAIEDKLKKEGLKEGVWSISRFKGLGEMNAEQLWETTMNPDTRRLLPVSFGQYDVAESASRFNMLMGKGEAAARRAWIEEHGNETEADI